The nucleotide sequence GCAAACAGCAGCTCCGTCTGTGAGGGCACCAGCGACACAATGCGGTGTGGCGGGAACGGCACCGCCACCCGGCGGCCCATCTGGTCCGTGACGGTGAGCGGCGGGAAAAGGGGAGGAAGTTGCATGTCGTAACGAAGGAAGCGTAAACGTACCGCGAAGTTCCACTTCGCGACCAGCGCGTATATGGCGCCAAACTGCTCACCAAGGCAAGCGTCTCGCGAAAAGGCAATTCAAGGCAGACGCGGCCAAGCGGCCGGTGCGGCTACAGCAAGTGGAAGTTGCAGGTTTTTCACCCAGCTGTAGTGGTACACGGACGCGTTGGCCGGCTTCATCCGCAATTTGTCACCGTTGGCGCGCCGGAAACTCTGCGCGTCCTTGTAGGAGCGGATATCGGCGGCGTTGCGGACGAAGCGCAACTCGCGGGCGTACCAGCGGCGGCTGTTGCTTATGCTCACCACCATTTCATCCACTACCGGATAGCCATTGACAAAGGCGTTGCGGATAGTGGTTAAACCGGAGATGAACACGGATTTTCTCGGATCAGACGGACTGGTCGGATTTTGCAGACCGTACGGCCGGTCAACAATTGTAGCGCGACGCCGAGGCGCCGCGCTACAATTGTCTACGAAATCCGACCAATCCGTCTGATCCGAAAAATCCGTGATTAGTTGAAATAGCGGAAATCGTGGCCGTCCTCGATGCGCAGCAGCGTTTCGTAGATGAGCTGCGTTACGCTCTGCACGTCGTCCTGATGCACGGTCTCGACGGTGGTGTGCATGTATTTGAGGGGCAGCGAAATCAGGGCCGAGGCCACGCCGGCACCGGAATAGGCAAAAGCATCGGTGTCGGTGCCGGTGGCGCGGGTGGCGGCGGCGCGCTGGAACGGAATGCCCGTTTCCTGAGCCGTCCGGATGATCAGGTCGCGCAGGTTGTTTTGCACGGCCGGACCGTAGGTAATCACCGGCCCTTTGCCGCAGAAAATGTCGCCGCTGGTCTTCTTCTCATACATCGGCGACTGAGTGTCGTGGGTCACGTCGGTGATGATGGCCACGTTGGGCTGAATGCGGTGGGCCACCATTTCGGCCCCGCGCAGCCCGATTTCCTCCTGCACCGCATTTACGATGTAGAGGCCGTAGGGCAGCGTTTTCTTGTTCTCCTTGAGCATGCGGGCCACTTCCGCAATCATGAAGCCGCCTACGCGGTTGTCGAGCGCGCGGCCTACATAAAACTTGTCGTTGAGCACCATGAACTCGTCCTCGAACGTGACGACGGAGCCGACGTGGATGCCCATTTCCTCAACTTCTTCCTTGGAAGAAGCGCCGCAGTCCAGGAACACGGTTTCGATGGTAGGTGCCTTGTCCTGCTCCACCTTGCGCACGTGGATGGCCGGCCAGCCGAACACGGCTTTCACAATGCCCTTGTCGGTGTGGATGTTCACGCGCTTGCTGGGCGCCACCAGCGGGTCGGAGCCGCCGTTGCGACGCAGGTACAGGAAGCCCGACTCGGTGATGAAGTTGACGAAGTAGCTGATTTCGTCGGCGTGGGCCTCAATCACCACTTTGTACTTGGCCTCAGGGTTAATAACGCCCACCACCGTGCCGTAGGTATCCACGAAGTACTCGTCGATGTAAGGCCGGATGTAGTCCAGCCAGATTTTCTGGCCTTCCTTCTCGAAACCGGTAGGAGAGGGGTTGTTGAGATATTTCTGGAGGAAATCGAAGCTTTCTGAGCGCATGGGATGAAGAATCAAAAGATAAAATACAAACGCAGGACCTGATGGTTTAGTCGCCCACCGATAACTGCGGCGCGTGCCAGGCCATCGGAATGTCAGCTTCCAGACCATGCGCGCCGGCTACGCGGCCCTCAAAACGGCCTTCCTGGCGGAAGCCCAGCTTTTCGTACAGCGCAATGGCGCGGGTGTTGCTCTCGCGCACCAGCAGCTCCACGCGGCTTACCTGCGGAAATCGGGCCTGCGCTTGGGTCAGCAGCTCGGTGAACAGCCGCCGCCCCAAGCCCTGGCCCTGCGCGGCGGGCGCAATGGCCACCGTCAGGTCGCCGAGCACGTGGGCGAAAATCTGCAGGCCCGCCTGGTAGGCGTGAATCTCCGCTACCAATTCGCCCGCCTGTTCCGCCACCAGCCCGATGCCCTGGCTCACGCTTCGCGCCAGAAAATGCTGCACGTAGTCCTCGGTTATTTCCTCGGGCCGCCGGGCCAGCCCGCCGCTTTCCGCCGACACGCGCTGGTACAGCCGCCGAATGGCGGGCGCGTCCTGAAGCGTAGAGGGGCGGATGGTGATGGACATGGAAACTGGTAAACCGGAAAATCTACTTGCGAAGTATTAAGTGCTAGCCAGCCAGCCGCCAGCGGGTGATTTCAACTTCCGCCCCTTTGGCCAGCGCCTCGTTAGCGGTGCTGAGTACCTGGGCGGCCACAGATGCCTCCAACTGGTAGTTGCCGCAGTTTTCACATACCCGGGCCGGCACTTCCTTCAGCACCATCACGGCCCCGTCACGCTCCAGTGTGACGGTAGTAACACCAGGCAACAGCTGGCCGGTTTTGCAAAGCGTACAGGTCATGGCTACAGTTTACGGGTGAAGGTTTCGTCCCACAACAACGGGTCCGGCACGTACGCAGTAATCAGCACGCAGATACCCGTTGCCGGATTCTGAGCTACCACTACGTGCAACGGCTGTCCAGCTTCCATGTATAGCAACAAAACGCTGGGATAGGGCGTGTCATCTTCGTAGCGGCGAATCAGCAGTCCGTTCTGCACGGCCTTTTCCACCAGCTGCATATCCAACCGACGGCTGAACATACGCTGTACAACGTGGCTGGTTAGTTCCAGGGCCGTGCAGTTCATGGGCCAAGCAGCCTACAGCGGAATGTTGCCGTGCTTTTTGCGGGGCAGCGTGTCCACTTTGTTTTCCAGCATCTTGAAGGCGCGGATCAGCTTCTGGCGCGTCTGGGAGGGCAGAATTACCTCGTCCACGAAGCCGCGGTGGGCGGCGCGGTAAGGTGTGGCGAACTTCTGCTGGTACTCGTCTACCTTCTCCTGCAGCTTGGCCTCTGGGTCTTCGGCGGCGGCAATTTCGCGCTTGAAGATGATTTCGGCGGCCCCCTTCGCGCCCATTACCGCAATTTCAGCGGTAGGCCAAGCGTAGTTCATGTCGGCCCCAATGTGCTTGCTGTTCATCACGTCGTAGGCCCCGCCGTAGGCTTTGCGGGTGATGACGGTGATGCGCGGCACGGTGGCTTCGCAGAAGGCGTAGAGCAGCTTGGCCCCGTTGGTGATGATGCCGCGCCACTCCTGGTCGGTGCCGGGCAGGAAGCCGGGCACGTCTTCCAGCACTAGCAGCGGAATGTTGAACGAGTCGCAGAACCGCACGAAGCGGGCGGCCTTGGTGCTGGCGTTGATGTCGAGCACGCCGGCCAGCACGGCCGGCTGGTTGCCCACGATACCGATGCTGCGGCCTCCCAGGCGGGCAAAGCCCACCACGATGTTCTCGGCGAAGTTCTGGTGCACCTCCAGGAAGGAGCCGGCGTCGATGATGCCGTCAATTACCTCCCGGATGTCGTAGGGCTGGTTGGGGTTGTCGGGGATGATGGTGTCGAGAGCGGGGCGGCTTTCGTCCTGGCCAGCCTCATAGGGCACCATGGGGGCGGTTTCCTCGCAGTTCTGAGGCATGTAGCTCAGCAACTGCTTGAGGTGGGTGATGCAGGCCACCTCGTTGGCGCACGAGAAGTGCGTCACACCGCTTTTGGCCGAGTGGGTGCTGGCCCCGCCCAACTCCTCGCTGGTCACGTTTTCGTGGGTTACGGTTTTTACCACGTTGGGTCCGGTCACAAACATGTAGCTCGTGTCCTCCACCATCAGGATGAAGTCAGTGATGGCCGGCGAGTATACCGCGCCGCCCGCGCACGGCCCCATAATGGCCGACAGCTGCGGCACCACGCCCGAGGCCAAAGTGTTCTTGTAGAAGATATCGGCGTAACCGCCCAGGCTCACCACGCCTTCCTGAATCCGGGCCCCGCCCGAGTCGTTGAGGCCGATAACAGGGGCCCCATTCTTCATGGCTAGGTCCATGATCTTCACGATTTTCTCGGCGTGGGTTTCGCTCAGCGAGCCGCCAAACACCGTGAAATCCTGCGAAAACGCGTACACCAGTCGGCCGTTCACGGTGCCGTAACCGGTCACCACACCGTCGCCGAGGTAATACTCTTTGTCCAGACCGAAGTCTTTGGAGCGGTGCATCACAAACTTGCCGATTTCCTCGAACGAGCCCTCGTCGAACAGCAGGTCGATCCGCTCGCGGGCGGTGAGCTTGCCTTTTTTGTGCTGGGCATCGATGCGGGCCTGGCCGCCGCCGAGCAGGGCCTCTTCGTTTTTACGGGCTAGAATTTCGGTTTTGCTCAGTTGGGCTTCAGCGTGCGGATCGGACATGCGGGGTGGGAAAGTCTGGGTTTGCTACGTAAGGACAGTGTGCCAAAGGTAACGCACAAGGCAGGAAAAGCCGCACCAGAATTTGGCGGCGTTCGGCAGCTAGATTAGGAGCGTGCATCACGTAAAAACGGCCGGCTCCTTTGCAGGAACCGGCCGTTTCTTACTTTCTATTAACGATTACTCGCCTTTCTTCTTGTTGTCCGTCGGCTCGTCGTCCGATGGCTCGGGCGCTTCCTCCGGCCGCTCGTCGCTGGCCAGATTCATCGATTCGCCGCTTTTGCTTACCGCAAACACCAGCTCCTCGGCGCCGGCCGTGTAGTCGGCCGTGATGACGTCGCCCTGGGCAATTTCGGCCTTCAGGATTTCCTCCGCAATCGGGTCTTCGATATACTTCTGGATGGCCCGGTTGAGCGGCCGTGCGCCGTATTTGGGGTCGTAGCCTTTCTCGGCCACGAAATCCTTGGCGGCTTCGGTCAGCTCCACTTTGTAGCCCAGCGTCTGGATTCGGCTCAGCAGCTTGCTGAGGCTGATATCGATGATTTTATGGATGTCTTTCTTCTCCAGCGAGTTGAAGACAATCACATCGTCCAAACGGTTGAGGAACTCAGGCGAGAAGGTTTTGCGCAAGGCGTTGGTGATGGTGCCCTTCGTCAACTCGTCCATGTTCTCGTTGCGAGCCTTGGTGCCGAAGCCGATGCCAGCGCCGAAGTCCTGCAGATCACGCGCCCCGATGTTCGAGGTCATGATGATGATGGTGTTGCGGAAGTCCACCTTGCGACCGAGGCCGTCGGTCAGGATGCCGTCGTCCAGCACCTGCAGAAGCAGGTTGTACACGTCGGGGTGAGCCTTCTCGATTTCGTCGAGCAGAATCACCGAGTACGGCTTGCGGCGGATTTTCTCCGTCAGCTGACCGCCCTCTTCGTAGCCTACGTAGCCGGGAGGCGCGCCAACCAGGCGCGATACGCTGAATTTCTCCATGTACTCCGACATGTCGATCCGCACCAGCGAATCTTCCTTGTCGAAGAGGTAGGTAGCTAGCACTTTGGCCAGCTCGGTCTTACCTACGCCGGTTGGGCCCAGGAACACGAACGAGCCGATGGGCTTCTTGGGATCTTTCAGACCAACGCGGGTGCGCTGGATAGCTTTCACCAGCTGCTTGATGGCCTTGTCCTGCCCGATTACCTTGCCCTGCAGCTCTTCGCCCATTTTCAGGAGCTTGGAGCTTTCGTTCTGCGCCACGCGCGAAACGGGGATGCCGGTCATCATGGCAATTACTTCGGCCACGTTTTCCTCTTTCACGGTGTAGCGCTTCTTCTTGGTCTCCTCTTCCCAGTCCTTTTTGGCCTGGTCGAGCTGATCAATCAGTTTCTTCTCCGTGTCGCGCAGCTTGGCAGCCTCTTCGTACTTCTGGCTTTTCACCACGCGGTTTTTCTCCACCTTGATGTTCTCAATCTGCTCTTCGAGCTTGAGAATATCTTCGGGCACCACGATGTTGTTGATGTGCACGCGGGCACCGGCCTCGTCGAGAATGTCGATGGCCTTGTCGGGCAGGAACCGGTCGGACATGTAGCGGTCCGACAGCTTCACGCAAGCCTCAATGGCCTTGTCGGTATACACTACGTGGTGGTGGTCCTGGTACTTATCCTTAATGTTGTGCAGGATTTCAATTGTCTCCTCGGGCGTGGTCGGATCGACCATTACCATCTGGAAACGACGGGCCAGGGCACCATCCTTCTCAATGTACTGGCGGTACTCGTCGAGCGTAGTCGCGCCAATGCATTGGATTTCGCCGCGGGCCAGAGCCGGCTTGAACATGTTGGAGGCGTCCAGCGAGCCGGAGGCACCGCCAGCGCCCACAATCGTGTGCAGCTCGTCAATGAACAGAATCACGTCGGGCGACTTTTCCAGCTCGTTCATCACAGCTTTCATACGCTCCTCGAACTGGCCGCGGTACTTGGTGCCCGCCACCAGCGACGCCAGATCCAGCGTAACCACGCGCTTGCCAAACAGCACGCGCGACACCTTCTTCTGGATGATGCGCAGGGCGAGGCCTTCGGCAATAGCCGTTTTACCAACGCCAGGCTCACCAATCAGAATCGGGTTGTTCTTTTTGCGGCGGCTCAGGATCTGAGCTACGCGCTCAATCTCTTTTTCGCGGCCCACAATGGGGTCGAGCTTGTCGTCCTCGGCCAGTTTGGTCAGGTCGCGCCCGAAGTTGTCGAGCACGGGCGTACGCGACTTCTCGGTGCCTTTCTTGGGCGTGGCGCCAGCCCCGGCACCGCCGCGGCCTGCCCCGCCGCCAAAGAGGCGGTCGTTGTCGTCGTCATCGGCCTCGGGGCCGTTGGTGGGGTTGTTCGCCGTGTTACCGTGGTAATCCAGCGAATCGCGGACAGATTCGTAGTTCACGTTGAATTTGCTGAGGATTTGGGACGAAATGTTGTCTTCATCGCGCAGAATCGACAGCAGCAGATGCTCCGTACCGATAATCTCGCTCTTGAAGATTTTGGCTTCGAGGTAGGTGATCTTGAGGACTTTCTCGGTCTGTTTCGTCAGCGGGATGGAGCCGGTGATGCTCGTGCCCTGGGTGGCCGTGTTGCGGGTGGCTTGCTCAAGGGCATATTTCAGCTCGTCTACCGACACGCCCAATTTCTTGAGCAGTCCGATAGCCGTGCCTTCCCCTTCGCGAATCATTCCCAGCAACAGGTGTTCGGTGCCGATATAGTCGTGCCCGAGCCGGATGGCCTCTTCCCGGCTCAGGGAGATGACCTCCTTGACTCGATTTGAGAATTTAGCTTCCATGCAGATAAGGTAGTGAAGAAAAATGGTACCCTGCAACCGGGCGTTGGGCCTCAGTACAGGTTGGGCCGATATAATCTGAAACAGATTGACTCGGGCGAAGGTTCGGGGGCGGCAGTAGGCACTACGCGAGAAAACTGCCGGCGGCCGGGCCCTGCATAAACAGCAGGTCTAAGATGCTGAGCCCCGGTACAAAATCTTTACCAAACGTCTGGGGGTAGGGCCGGCCCGACGTCCTGTCAGGTTCGGGGCTGGTCTGGGCCTTTGGTGTCAGGTGGTCGCGGCAGTCGAGCAGGTCGGGTGGGAGGAGCGAGGGGTCAGCGGCAGCAGGCAGGTAGGTGGTGGTGAGGTGCAGCGGCACGCGCAGGCGCAGGCAGCGGAGGTAGAAACGCAGAAACTGCAGGTTCAGATCAAACAAAAGCGCGGGCTTTTGCTGGTAGATGTCGTGCAGGTAGTCGGCGTAATATTCGAAGTACGGCGAGCCCCCGTACGCGGTTTGCAGCGTGCGCCAGTGCCGGTGAATCCAGTTCTGCCGATAATCGATTTCCAGCGCGGAAATGGCTACTTTCTCGCTGCGGTTTCCGTCTACGACGGGCACGGTGAGGGGTTGCTGGCCCTGCGCCGTCAGGATCAGGCAGCGGTTGCGGTAGGTTTGCTTGCGGTAGTGCTCGTGGGCTTCCAGCCACAGGGCATCGGCCCCCAGCAGCTGGCTGAAAAAGGCAATTGGCGGGTGGTAGGGCAGTTCGGATAAGACGGCAGGCATGAGCGGCGACGGGAAGCGGAAAGAAACAATAAGCCCCCAACATAGCACGCCGGCCGCGGATAATGCGGCCCGCCGCTGAAGAAATACCGAAATTATACCGGCAAAAAGGCAGTAAGAAGGCAGTCGAAGGCCAGCCGCCGCGGCCAGTATCCGGACGGCGCGTCCAGAAAAGGGACGGTGCCGCGTCGAAATGGGTCTGAATACAGCCTGATTTCGGCTGGTTGGAGGAAACCGGCAGTGGCACCGGGTTTGTTGCGTTGTACCCTGGTTTCCTGTTTACAGTTTTGTCAATCTGGCATGATGCGCTATTTCTCCCTGCTACTTCTCCTGCTGACTTCCTTATTCGCCGAGGCGGCAACTCCACCCATGCTGCAGCTGGATGTGGCGCGTTTTCGCAACGAAGATGTAGCCCTGAAGGGAGCGGTAGTGGAAATATATGCCACCGTTTCGGGCAAAAGCCTGCGCTACATGCGCCGGGCGCCGAAAATGTATCAGGCGGCGGCCGCCCTCACGCTGGAAGTAATCCGGCCCGATGGGCAGGCAGTGTACCAGGAAACTGTAGTGCTCAAGCCGCCGGTACTCAGCGATACTACGGCCGTTATCAAAAACCCGCTGAGCTTTCAGAAGCGCCTGCTGCTGCCCGAAGGCACCTACACCTTGCGGGCGCTGGTGCGCGACCAATACCAGGCCGGCAAGCAAAGCCTAGTGGAGCAGCCGCTGGTGCTGGCTGCCATCGGCCCGAAGCCGCAGCTCAGCGACCTGGTGCTGCTGGCCCGCGCCCCCGCCCGCGGAGCCGAGGCCAGCAATTTCAGCCGCAGTGGCTACACCCTCACGCGGGCCCCGGGCGGCTTTTATGCCCGCGGAGCTGAGCGGCTCTGGCTGTATGCCGAGCTCTACAACGTAGCGGCCGACCAGCCGCTGGTGCTGCGCTACCGGCTGCGGGCCGCCGCTGCCAAAACTGATGCGCTGGCCATCACCGGCGCGGTACGCGGCCAGGCCGGCCGGCCAGCGCCGGTGCTGGGCGAGCTGGACCTGAGCAAGCTGCCCAGTGGCGACTACACGCTGACCGTGGAAGTTCGCACGGCTAAAAACCAGCTGCTTACCGCCCAATCGGTGGCCGTGCACCGCGACGCGGCCGACTACGCGCCGGCCGGAGCCGGTCCGGGCCATTAACTTTGGGGCATGCCCAAGCCCTATCCCTGGTATTACCGCCCGCTGAACTGGCTGTTGCGCGGCCTTGCTTTTCTGCCGCTGCCGGTTCTTTACGTGCTGGCCGACGGCATCTATCTGCTGCTGACCTATGTGGTGCGCTACCGGCGCAACGTGGTTCTGACCAACCTACGCAACTCTTTTCCGGAAAAGCCGGAAGCGGAAATCCAGCGCATCGCTAAAGAGTTTTACCGGCACTTTGCGGAAGTGATGGTGGAAACGTTGAAGCTGGCGGTGATGCCCGCCGCGGAATTAAAGAAGCGGGTGTGGTTCAGCAACCCCGAGGTGCTGGAGCGCCACTTCGCGCAGGGCCGCACCGTGCTGGGGCTGTCGTCGCACGCGGGCAATTGGGAGTGGGTGCTGACTTCAGGTGCCTTATGGCTGTCGGCGCACGCCGATGGGGTGTACAAGCCGCTGAGCAATCCGTTTTTTGAGAGTTTCCTGCACCAGCTGCGCACCCGCACCGGGGCCGGCCTGATTCCGATGCGCGACACGCTGCGCGACATGGTGCAGCGCCGCGGCGAAACCCGCGTGGTGAGCCTGCTCTCCGACCAGGCCGCCGGCCCCGAAGACCGGCCCTACTGGACCGAGTTCATGCACCAGGATTCTGGCTTCTACACCAGCGCCGACCGGCTGGCGGCCCGCTTCCATTGCCCGGTGGTGTACGTGAGCATCCGGCGCCTGCGCCGCGGTTACTACCAGATCATCCTCACGGAGCTATACGACGGCGACGCGCCGCTGCCCGCCAACGACTTCCCCATCACCGAAGCCTTCGTGCGGCAGCTGGAGCGGGATATTCAGGATTTTCCCGCTGACTACCTTTGGACGCACCGCCGCTGGAAGCATAAGCGCCCTTAGCTGTCATTGCGAGCAGCGCGAAGCAATCCTTCCTCTCGAAGACGAAAACCTCGATTTACAGACAAGCCCTCCGGCAGTAGGCTAGTAACCTAATGCCGGAGGGCTTTCTGCTTTAGGATCGTGCCTGCCACAAGAAGAAGGATTGCTTCGCGCTGCTCGCAATGACAGCCAGCTATTACAGATACTGCTCGATGTCGCCGGCACCCTGGCGGACCAGTTCGAAGTCGTCGTTGGTGCAGTCGATGATGGTGCTGGGGACGTTGTTGCCGAAGCCGCCGTCGATGACGAGGTCTACCAGGGAGCGGTATTTCTCGAAGATCAGGTCGGGGTCGGTTACGTACTCGTCAAGCGTGTTTTCGTCTTCGCGCACCGAGGTGCTCATGATGGGGTTGCCCAGCTCGCGCACCAGCTGAATGATGATCTGGTTGTCGGGCACGCGGATGCCGACGGTTTTGCGCTGCTTGCCGCCCTGGCGCGGCACCTTAGAGCTAGCCTCAAAGATGAATGTGAACGGCCCGGGCAGGGCGCGCTTGATCACCTTATAAATGGGCGTGGTGATGCCGTGGGCGTAGTCGCTGATGTGCGACAGGTCGGCGCAGATAAAGCTCAGCATGGCCTTCTCCGGGTTCAGGCCCTTGATGCGGCACAGCTTGTCAACGGCCTTCGCATTATGAATATCGCACCCAATGCCATACACCGTGTCCGTCGGATAAATAATAATACCCCCACGGCGTAGTACATCTACTACCTGCTGGATACGGTTCT is from Hymenobacter yonginensis and encodes:
- a CDS encoding M42 family metallopeptidase, encoding MRSESFDFLQKYLNNPSPTGFEKEGQKIWLDYIRPYIDEYFVDTYGTVVGVINPEAKYKVVIEAHADEISYFVNFITESGFLYLRRNGGSDPLVAPSKRVNIHTDKGIVKAVFGWPAIHVRKVEQDKAPTIETVFLDCGASSKEEVEEMGIHVGSVVTFEDEFMVLNDKFYVGRALDNRVGGFMIAEVARMLKENKKTLPYGLYIVNAVQEEIGLRGAEMVAHRIQPNVAIITDVTHDTQSPMYEKKTSGDIFCGKGPVITYGPAVQNNLRDLIIRTAQETGIPFQRAAATRATGTDTDAFAYSGAGVASALISLPLKYMHTTVETVHQDDVQSVTQLIYETLLRIEDGHDFRYFN
- a CDS encoding GNAT family N-acetyltransferase — encoded protein: MSITIRPSTLQDAPAIRRLYQRVSAESGGLARRPEEITEDYVQHFLARSVSQGIGLVAEQAGELVAEIHAYQAGLQIFAHVLGDLTVAIAPAAQGQGLGRRLFTELLTQAQARFPQVSRVELLVRESNTRAIALYEKLGFRQEGRFEGRVAGAHGLEADIPMAWHAPQLSVGD
- a CDS encoding type II toxin-antitoxin system MqsA family antitoxin is translated as MTCTLCKTGQLLPGVTTVTLERDGAVMVLKEVPARVCENCGNYQLEASVAAQVLSTANEALAKGAEVEITRWRLAG
- a CDS encoding DUF4258 domain-containing protein → MNCTALELTSHVVQRMFSRRLDMQLVEKAVQNGLLIRRYEDDTPYPSVLLLYMEAGQPLHVVVAQNPATGICVLITAYVPDPLLWDETFTRKL
- a CDS encoding acyl-CoA carboxylase subunit beta encodes the protein MSDPHAEAQLSKTEILARKNEEALLGGGQARIDAQHKKGKLTARERIDLLFDEGSFEEIGKFVMHRSKDFGLDKEYYLGDGVVTGYGTVNGRLVYAFSQDFTVFGGSLSETHAEKIVKIMDLAMKNGAPVIGLNDSGGARIQEGVVSLGGYADIFYKNTLASGVVPQLSAIMGPCAGGAVYSPAITDFILMVEDTSYMFVTGPNVVKTVTHENVTSEELGGASTHSAKSGVTHFSCANEVACITHLKQLLSYMPQNCEETAPMVPYEAGQDESRPALDTIIPDNPNQPYDIREVIDGIIDAGSFLEVHQNFAENIVVGFARLGGRSIGIVGNQPAVLAGVLDINASTKAARFVRFCDSFNIPLLVLEDVPGFLPGTDQEWRGIITNGAKLLYAFCEATVPRITVITRKAYGGAYDVMNSKHIGADMNYAWPTAEIAVMGAKGAAEIIFKREIAAAEDPEAKLQEKVDEYQQKFATPYRAAHRGFVDEVILPSQTRQKLIRAFKMLENKVDTLPRKKHGNIPL
- a CDS encoding ATP-dependent Clp protease ATP-binding subunit; this encodes MEAKFSNRVKEVISLSREEAIRLGHDYIGTEHLLLGMIREGEGTAIGLLKKLGVSVDELKYALEQATRNTATQGTSITGSIPLTKQTEKVLKITYLEAKIFKSEIIGTEHLLLSILRDEDNISSQILSKFNVNYESVRDSLDYHGNTANNPTNGPEADDDDNDRLFGGGAGRGGAGAGATPKKGTEKSRTPVLDNFGRDLTKLAEDDKLDPIVGREKEIERVAQILSRRKKNNPILIGEPGVGKTAIAEGLALRIIQKKVSRVLFGKRVVTLDLASLVAGTKYRGQFEERMKAVMNELEKSPDVILFIDELHTIVGAGGASGSLDASNMFKPALARGEIQCIGATTLDEYRQYIEKDGALARRFQMVMVDPTTPEETIEILHNIKDKYQDHHHVVYTDKAIEACVKLSDRYMSDRFLPDKAIDILDEAGARVHINNIVVPEDILKLEEQIENIKVEKNRVVKSQKYEEAAKLRDTEKKLIDQLDQAKKDWEEETKKKRYTVKEENVAEVIAMMTGIPVSRVAQNESSKLLKMGEELQGKVIGQDKAIKQLVKAIQRTRVGLKDPKKPIGSFVFLGPTGVGKTELAKVLATYLFDKEDSLVRIDMSEYMEKFSVSRLVGAPPGYVGYEEGGQLTEKIRRKPYSVILLDEIEKAHPDVYNLLLQVLDDGILTDGLGRKVDFRNTIIIMTSNIGARDLQDFGAGIGFGTKARNENMDELTKGTITNALRKTFSPEFLNRLDDVIVFNSLEKKDIHKIIDISLSKLLSRIQTLGYKVELTEAAKDFVAEKGYDPKYGARPLNRAIQKYIEDPIAEEILKAEIAQGDVITADYTAGAEELVFAVSKSGESMNLASDERPEEAPEPSDDEPTDNKKKGE
- a CDS encoding WbqC family protein; amino-acid sequence: MPAVLSELPYHPPIAFFSQLLGADALWLEAHEHYRKQTYRNRCLILTAQGQQPLTVPVVDGNRSEKVAISALEIDYRQNWIHRHWRTLQTAYGGSPYFEYYADYLHDIYQQKPALLFDLNLQFLRFYLRCLRLRVPLHLTTTYLPAAADPSLLPPDLLDCRDHLTPKAQTSPEPDRTSGRPYPQTFGKDFVPGLSILDLLFMQGPAAGSFLA
- a CDS encoding lysophospholipid acyltransferase family protein, with product MPKPYPWYYRPLNWLLRGLAFLPLPVLYVLADGIYLLLTYVVRYRRNVVLTNLRNSFPEKPEAEIQRIAKEFYRHFAEVMVETLKLAVMPAAELKKRVWFSNPEVLERHFAQGRTVLGLSSHAGNWEWVLTSGALWLSAHADGVYKPLSNPFFESFLHQLRTRTGAGLIPMRDTLRDMVQRRGETRVVSLLSDQAAGPEDRPYWTEFMHQDSGFYTSADRLAARFHCPVVYVSIRRLRRGYYQIILTELYDGDAPLPANDFPITEAFVRQLERDIQDFPADYLWTHRRWKHKRP
- a CDS encoding L-threonylcarbamoyladenylate synthase, with translation MAATLLRIHPENPPQNRIQQVVDVLRRGGIIIYPTDTVYGIGCDIHNAKAVDKLCRIKGLNPEKAMLSFICADLSHISDYAHGITTPIYKVIKRALPGPFTFIFEASSKVPRQGGKQRKTVGIRVPDNQIIIQLVRELGNPIMSTSVREDENTLDEYVTDPDLIFEKYRSLVDLVIDGGFGNNVPSTIIDCTNDDFELVRQGAGDIEQYL